The following proteins are co-located in the Candidatus Saccharimonadales bacterium genome:
- a CDS encoding ABC transporter permease subunit, producing the protein MLGTLRAELRKLLTVRSTYFVTGFAILLMAFIAFYGEGWRLSGGSLSDPTQLAGDVLGALNLAVFGAVVAVLLVTHEYRYNTIVYTLTNSNSRSKVLFSKLIAASVYALILSAIIGTLSPVMAYLGVHAHGHTLGPQTLHYWNLIWRSLFYGWGYAMAGFLLALLTRNQIASVVSLFVIPDLVEQLLRIILKQNVAYLPFTALNQVIRMGGSMDPYSSTLSPLKSAGVYCVYLALGWIVAWALFLRRDAN; encoded by the coding sequence ATGCTTGGGACGCTTAGGGCGGAGTTGAGGAAACTGCTAACTGTCAGATCGACCTATTTCGTCACGGGTTTTGCCATTCTGCTGATGGCTTTTATCGCCTTTTATGGTGAAGGCTGGAGACTGAGCGGCGGCTCGTTAAGTGATCCTACGCAGCTGGCTGGTGATGTTCTAGGTGCGCTTAATCTGGCGGTCTTCGGGGCGGTCGTAGCCGTTCTACTGGTCACTCATGAGTATCGTTACAACACCATCGTCTACACCTTGACTAACAGTAATAGTCGCAGTAAGGTGCTCTTCTCAAAGCTCATTGCGGCGAGCGTCTATGCTCTTATCCTATCAGCCATCATCGGCACTCTGTCGCCAGTCATGGCCTATCTTGGTGTCCATGCCCATGGACATACGCTAGGCCCTCAAACACTGCACTATTGGAATCTGATCTGGCGCAGTCTCTTCTATGGGTGGGGTTATGCCATGGCCGGCTTCCTACTGGCCTTGCTAACGCGAAACCAGATTGCCTCTGTTGTTTCGCTCTTTGTCATCCCCGATCTTGTCGAACAGCTGCTTAGAATCATTCTCAAGCAGAATGTTGCTTACTTGCCGTTTACCGCTCTCAACCAGGTCATCCGAATGGGAGGTAGTATGGATCCCTACTCAAGTACGCTTTCGCCTCTAAAATCAGCGGGTGTTTACTGTGTCTATTTGGCCCTCGGTTGGATTGTTGCCTGGGCGCTCTTCTTGCGGCGTGACGCCAACTAG
- a CDS encoding GtrA family protein, translating to MKQTISRVFRDKTQNKYVQFFRYGFVSTLALVVDFGGLVALKQYGHINYLVAASISFIAGLIVNYSLSRLWVFHSSKIENVRYEFLLFSLIGLVGLGLTDLILWVLTSGLGLYYVLSKAVATVIVYFWNFGVRKRYVFN from the coding sequence ATGAAGCAGACAATTTCTCGGGTTTTTCGTGACAAAACCCAGAATAAATATGTACAGTTTTTTCGGTACGGGTTCGTCTCGACTCTCGCGCTGGTAGTCGACTTCGGGGGTCTCGTCGCTTTGAAGCAATACGGCCATATCAACTACCTTGTGGCCGCTTCAATCTCGTTCATCGCGGGCCTGATCGTTAACTATTCCTTAAGCCGCCTCTGGGTCTTTCACAGTTCGAAGATCGAAAATGTACGGTATGAGTTTCTTCTGTTCAGCCTCATAGGTCTCGTTGGCCTCGGGTTGACAGATTTGATACTATGGGTGCTGACAAGCGGCCTTGGTTTATACTATGTATTATCAAAAGCCGTCGCGACGGTTATCGTATACTTCTGGAACTTCGGAGTCAGAAAGAGATACGTATTTAACTAG